The Camelina sativa cultivar DH55 chromosome 14, Cs, whole genome shotgun sequence genome includes a window with the following:
- the LOC104742786 gene encoding auxin-responsive protein IAA6-like: MAKGGLEIEITELRLGLPGDNYSEISVCGSKKKKRVLSDMMTSSSFDTEDENSLVSSVEDNSSPVVKSQAVGWPPVCSYRRKKNNEEACKAIGYVKVSMDGVPYLRKIDLGSSNSYNNLVTVLENLFDCLCLGVAKEGEKCEHIIIYEDKDRDWMLVGDVPWQMFKESCKRLKIVKRSDGT, translated from the exons atggccAAGGGAGGTCTAGAAATCGAGATCACAGAGCTACGGTTGGGTCTTCCGGGAGATAATTACAGCGAAATATCAGTTTGCggatcgaagaagaaaaagagggtGCTCTCGGATATGATGACCTCATCATCGTTTGATACTGAGGATGAAAACAGCCTTGTGTCATCAGTTGAGGATAACTCCTCGCCGGTGGTGAAGAGTCAGGCGGTGGGATGGCCACCGGTGTGTTCTTAtaggagaaagaagaacaatgagGAAGCATGTAAAGCGATAGGGTACGTGAAAGTGAGCATGGATGGTGTACCATACTTGAGGAAGATTGACCTTGGTTCGAGCAACAGTTATAATAATCTAGTCACGGTTCTTGAGAATCTCTTCGACTGTCTTTGCCTAG GAGTGGCGAAGGAGGGTGAGAAGTGCGAACACATTATTATATACGAAGACAAGGATAGAGACTGGATGCTCGTCGGAGATGTACCTTGGCA GATGTTCAAAGAGTCATGCAAGAGGCTCAAGATCGTGAAGAGATCAGATGGAACGTAA
- the LOC104742785 gene encoding uncharacterized protein LOC104742785 translates to MSSVGTSKGILEIAKLGVYVAIPIVLMYTFANNSSNINRIMGGRSYVVYPKEAPLPPLPEELRQMAKELSRNKNIVSN, encoded by the coding sequence ATGTCATCAGTAGGAACATCAAAGGGGATTCTTGAAATCGCCAAGCTCGGTGTATACGTCGCAATACCGATCGTACTAATGTATACATTTGCTAACAACAGCTCCAACATCAATAGAATCATGGGCGGTCGTTCGTACGTTGTTTATCCTAAAGAAGCTCCTCTCCCTCCTTTACCTGAAGAGCTAAGACAGATGGCTAAAGAACTTTCCCGCAACAAGAACATCGTATCCAATTGA
- the LOC104742784 gene encoding probable 2-oxoglutarate-dependent dioxygenase AOP1 produces MGSETPLLPLCLPVIDFSNEYLKPGEPEWDLTSADVQKALQDYGCFEASFDRIPIELRKLVFETLEELFDLPLQTKLRNVSKKPFHGYVGQYPMVPLYESMGIEDPDVAERVNAFTKPLWPQGNNSFSTRIHTFSKKLSDLDITIRRMIMESFGLDKYIDEHLQSTNYLLRVMKYKGPDTEETKLGLNAHTDKNIVTILYQNHVEGLEVQTKDNNWIKVKPSKDSFIVMIGDSLHAMLNGRLHSPNHRVMMTGTETRYSLGLFSIPKAGHIISSPEELVDQEHPRLFKPFDHVEFLQFYYTQAGQRSQSALKTYCGI; encoded by the exons ATGGGTTCTGaaactcctcttcttcctctttgtcttcCGGTCATCGATTTCTCAAATGAATACTTGAAACCAGGAGAGCCCGAATGGGACTTAACCAGCGCTGATGTCCAGAAAGCTCTGCAAGACTATGGCTGTTTTGAGGCCTCTTTCGATAGAATCCCTATTGAGCTACGAAAATTGGTTTTCGAGACCTTGGAAGAGCTTTTCGACTTACCCTTACAGACCAAACTGAGAAACGTGTCCAAGAAACCGTTCCATGGATATGTTGGTCAATACCCAATGGTGCCATTGTACGAGAGCATGGGCATTGAGGATCCTGATGTTGCAGAGAGAGTCAACGCCTTTACTAAACCGCTATGGCCTCAAGGCAACAACAGCTTCAG CACAAGGATCCATACTTTTTCTAAGAAGTTATCCGACCTGGACATAACTATCAGAAGAATGATCATGGAGAGCTTCGGACTCGATAAATACATTGATGAACATCTTCAATCAACAAATTACCTCCTGCGAGTAATGAAGTACAAAGGACCTGATACAGAGGAGACCAAATTGGGGCTAAACGCTCATACCGATAAAAACATTGTCACTATACTTTACCAGAACCATGTTGAGGGTCTAGAGGTGCAGACCAAAGACAACAACTGGATCAAAGTGAAGCCATCAAAAGACTCTTTCATCGTCATGATCGGAGATTCCCTCCAT GCAATGCTGAATGGTCGATTACACTCTCCTAATCACCGTGTCATGATGACTGGAACAGAGACAAGATACTCGCTAGGGTTGTTCTCCATACCAAAAGCAGGACATATCATAAGTTCACCAGAAGAGCTAGTGGACCAAGAGCATCCTCGACTGTTTAAGCCCTTTGACCATGTCGAATTCCTTCAGTTCTACTATACACAAGCTGGACAAAGATCTCAATCTGCTCTCAAAACTTACTGTGGAATctaa
- the LOC109128807 gene encoding uncharacterized protein LOC109128807, translating to MVCFCFLVDQTRKVKRSKPVAGTCSRCGHCASIADMKTSTRFCFIPIYWKSWRAVVCSFCGSVLKSYR from the coding sequence atggtttgtttctgtttcttggtTGATCAGACAAGGAAAGTGAAACGGAGCAAACCGGTGGCTGGAACATGCTCACGGTGTGGCCATTGTGCGAGCATCGCCGACATGAAGACTTCCACCAGATTCTGTTTCATTCCTATTTATTGGAAATCTTGGAGAGCTGTCGTTTGCAGTTTCTGCGGCTCTGTTCTTAAGTCTTATCGTTAA
- the LOC104742787 gene encoding uncharacterized protein LOC104742787 has product MAAAASLHTSISPRSFLPLSKPSLMKPHRSQILLRKNKQRSCVSCALIRDEIDVIPVQSRDHTDHEEGSVVFMSAAETERDGNEAVVVGFGPAATTSDGQLSLEGFPSSSGADLGDEKRRENEEMEKMIDRTINATIVLAAGSYAITKLLTIDHDYWHGWTLFEILRYAPQHNWIAYEEALKQNPVLAKMVISGVVYSVGDWIAQCYEGKPLFEIDRARTLRSGLVGFTLHGSLSHFYYQFCEELFPFQDWWVVPVKVAFDQTVWSAIWNSIYFTVLGFLRFESPLSIVKELKATFLPMLTAGWKLWPFAHLITYGLVPVEQRLLWVDCVELIWVTILSTYSNEKSETRISESVIETSSSSTTSIDPSKD; this is encoded by the exons ATGGCTGCTGCTGCTTCCCTCCACACTTCAATCTCTCCTCGTAGCTTTCTCCCTCTCTCCAAACCATCGTTAATGAAACCTCACCGCTCTCAAATTCTCctgagaaaaaacaaacagagaagcTGCGTTTCGTGCGCGTTGATCCGAGACGAAATCGACGTTATTCCGGTTCAGAGCAGAGATCATACGGACCACGAGGAAGGTTCGGTGGTGTTTATGAGCGCCGCCGAGACGGAGAGAGATGGTAACGAAGCGGTGGTTGTAGGGTTTGGTCCTGCTGCGACGACGAGCGACGGTCAGCTTTCGTTAGAAggctttccttcttcttcaggaGCTGATTTGGgagatgagaagagaagagagaacgaagagatggagaagatgatcGATCGAACCATCAACGCTACGATCGTTCTAGCTGCTGGTTCTTACGCCATTACCAAGTTGCTCACCATCGATCATGATTATTGGCAT gGTTGGACACTGTTTGAGATACTGAGATATGCTCCTCAACATAACTGGATTGCTTACGAAGAAGCGTTAAAGCAAAACCCTGTTCTAGCCAAAATGGTCATAAGTGGAGTTGTCTATTCTGTTGGAGATTGGATAGCTCag TGCTACGAAGGCAAACCGCTTTTTGAAATCGATAGAGCAAGAACATTGAGATCAGGACTAGTGGGTTTCACACTCCATGGCTCGTTATCTCATTTTTATTACCAGTTCTGTGAGGAGCTATTCCCATTTCAAGATTGGTGGGTGGTTCCTGTCAAAGTCGCCTTTGATCAAACTGTATGGTCGGCTATATGGAATAGTATTTACTTCACGGTTCTTGGCTTTCTACGTTTTGAATCTCCTCTCAGTATCGTTAAAGAACTAAAAGCTACGTTCTTGCCTATGTTAACA GCTGGGTGGAAGCTATGGCCATTTGCTCATTTGATCACGTACGGTTTGGTTCCTGTAGAACAAAGACTTTTATGGGTAGATTGCGTGGAGCTTATTTGGGTCACTATACTTTCGAC TTACTCGAACGAGAAATCAGAAACAAGAATATCTGAGTCTGTCATTGAGACCTCTTCAAGTTCTACCACATCCATTGATCCCTCCAAG GATTGA
- the LOC109128853 gene encoding uncharacterized protein LOC109128853 has translation MANNKLLYYVIFSMFLLLTMLRVWRETTNGPHVYRRKEWIETLFESGFGCLRVGFHEDQKYFRSYFLIANEYTHTHY, from the exons ATGGCTAATAATAAGCTGTTGTACTATGTaattttttccatgtttttgCTGCTTACAATGTTACGAGTTTGGCGAGAAACCACCAATGGACCTCATG TTTATAGGCGAAAAGAATGGATTGAAACGCTTTTCGAATCTGGATTTGGCTGTCTTCGTGTGGGATTCCATGAAGATCAAAAGTACTTTAGGTCGTATTTTCTAATAGCTAATGAGTATACACATACTCATTATTGA